A portion of the Blautia hansenii DSM 20583 genome contains these proteins:
- a CDS encoding 5'-methylthioadenosine/adenosylhomocysteine nucleosidase produces the protein MIGIIGAMEEEVELLKEKMTDTVIVEKAGMKFVKGNLKGQTAVVVRSGIGKVNAGICTQILADEFQVEAVINTGIAGSLKAEINIGDIVLSTDTMQHDVDAREFGYPLGQIPRMETLAFEADENLRKLAKEVCEEVNPDIQVFEGRVASGDQFVADKETKERIIENTQAYCTEMEGAAIGQAAYLNKIPYLVIRAISDKADDSAHVDYPTFERQAIRHTVNLVSRMMECL, from the coding sequence ATGATTGGAATTATCGGCGCTATGGAAGAAGAAGTAGAGCTGTTAAAAGAAAAAATGACAGATACAGTAATTGTGGAAAAAGCAGGAATGAAGTTTGTAAAAGGAAACTTGAAAGGACAGACTGCTGTTGTGGTTCGTTCCGGTATTGGTAAGGTAAATGCCGGCATTTGTACACAGATTTTGGCAGATGAATTTCAGGTTGAAGCTGTAATTAACACAGGAATAGCAGGTTCTTTAAAGGCAGAAATCAATATCGGTGATATTGTGTTGTCCACAGATACCATGCAGCACGATGTAGATGCCAGAGAATTCGGATATCCTCTGGGACAGATACCTCGTATGGAAACACTGGCATTTGAGGCAGATGAGAATTTAAGAAAGCTGGCAAAGGAAGTGTGCGAAGAAGTTAATCCTGATATTCAGGTATTTGAAGGGCGTGTTGCCAGCGGTGACCAGTTTGTAGCAGACAAAGAAACAAAAGAAAGAATTATTGAAAATACACAGGCGTACTGTACGGAAATGGAAGGGGCTGCTATTGGACAGGCTGCATATTTAAACAAAATTCCGTATCTGGTAATTCGTGCTATTTCCGACAAAGCAGATGACAGCGCACATGTAGATTACCCTACCTTTGAAAGACAGGCAATCCGCCACACGGTAAACCTTGTCAGCCGTATGATGGAATGCTTGTAA
- a CDS encoding TIGR03905 family TSCPD domain-containing protein, with the protein MAVYKTKGVCSRSIEFEIEGDVVKSVKFNGGCNGNTQGIASLVQGMKVDDVIQRLKGTDCNGRGTSCPDQLAKALEEARA; encoded by the coding sequence ATGGCTGTATATAAAACAAAAGGCGTATGTTCACGCTCTATTGAATTTGAAATTGAAGGTGATGTTGTAAAATCCGTAAAATTCAACGGTGGCTGCAACGGAAACACACAGGGAATTGCAAGCCTTGTTCAGGGAATGAAAGTGGATGATGTTATCCAGAGATTAAAAGGAACAGACTGCAACGGCAGAGGAACCTCCTGCCCTGACCAGTTGGCAAAAGCTTTAGAAGAAGCCAGAGCTTAA